The nucleotide sequence TAAAACAAGAGCTAAATTCTTACTTCTTAGAAAGAAGGGAAGAAATAGATATTGCATTAACCTCAATCTTAGCTAATGAACATACTGTATTCTTAGGAAATCCAGGAGTTGCGAAATCACAATTAATTAGGGCTATTGCCTCACATATAAACGCTAATTACTTTGAAAAACTTATAACAAGATTTACAACAGAGGATGAATTATTCGGCCCTTTGAGTATTAAAGAGTTGAAAGATAATGATAGGTTTGTTAGGAAAACTTCTGGTTATTTGCCTACAGCTGAAATTGCCTTCTTAGATGAAGTTTTTAAGGCTAATAGCTCTATATTAAACGCTTTGCTTTCGATAATCAATGAAAGAATTTATCATAATGGGGATAGGATAGAGAAAGCTCCATTAATTAGTTTGTTCGGAGCTTCAAATGAACTGCCTGAAGAAAATGAGTTATTAGCTTTCTATGATAGGTTTTTGTTTAGGAAAGTTGTTAATGGGATAAAGAGCTGTGAGAATTTAGTAAAGCTCATTAAATTGGATGAAGAGTATAAGCCAAAAACAATAATAACTATAAAAGAACTTAGAAAGATGCAAGAAAAAGCTAATAAAGTTGATAT is from Methanocaldococcus bathoardescens and encodes:
- a CDS encoding AAA family ATPase; translation: MHKLEKIKQELNSYFLERREEIDIALTSILANEHTVFLGNPGVAKSQLIRAIASHINANYFEKLITRFTTEDELFGPLSIKELKDNDRFVRKTSGYLPTAEIAFLDEVFKANSSILNALLSIINERIYHNGDRIEKAPLISLFGASNELPEENELLAFYDRFLFRKVVNGIKSCENLVKLIKLDEEYKPKTIITIKELRKMQEKANKVDIENIIGYLVDIKKKLSQNHIYISDRRFKKSVKAIKCFAYLNGRKEAEIEDLEILRHIFWDDVDDILVVSKVVFDITNKYAEQVLDKVEIIKNLKNELKYIDIKKISECKKDYNKLIEILCKMAYIRLELKKIRNEALINKRKTDFIDEVIKETDDFNTYIEGILNEF